One stretch of Bosea vaviloviae DNA includes these proteins:
- a CDS encoding amino acid ABC transporter ATP-binding protein, whose protein sequence is MNPKIEVSGLRKSFGALTVLRDINLTVEPGAVVALIGPSGSGKSTLLRCLNLLVIPEGGKVRIGESSFSFGDSSKLPGVREQARFRSNTGMVFQHFNLFPHMSVLQNVMEGPLSVKNMPKAEAQALARRLLAKVGLSDKVDVFPNKLSGGQKQRVAIARALAMEPEVMLFDEATSALDPELVGEVLGVMRDLAAEGMTMIIVTHEMGFAREVADRVIFMRDGVIVEEGPAREVIENPVQDATRAFLSHFHNRG, encoded by the coding sequence ATGAACCCCAAGATCGAGGTCTCCGGCCTGCGCAAGAGCTTCGGCGCCCTGACCGTGCTGCGCGACATCAACCTCACCGTCGAGCCCGGCGCGGTGGTCGCGCTGATCGGCCCGTCGGGCTCGGGCAAGTCGACCCTGCTGCGCTGCCTGAACCTGCTGGTGATCCCCGAGGGCGGCAAGGTCCGGATCGGCGAGAGCAGCTTCTCCTTCGGCGACAGCTCGAAGCTGCCGGGCGTGCGCGAGCAGGCCCGCTTCCGCTCCAACACCGGCATGGTGTTCCAGCACTTCAACCTGTTCCCGCATATGAGCGTCCTCCAGAACGTCATGGAGGGGCCGCTCTCGGTGAAGAATATGCCGAAGGCCGAGGCCCAGGCGCTGGCGCGCCGGCTGCTCGCCAAGGTCGGCCTGAGCGACAAGGTCGATGTCTTCCCCAACAAGCTCTCGGGCGGCCAGAAGCAGCGCGTCGCGATTGCTCGCGCGCTCGCCATGGAGCCGGAGGTGATGCTGTTCGACGAGGCGACCTCGGCGCTTGATCCCGAGCTCGTCGGCGAGGTCCTGGGCGTGATGCGCGATCTCGCCGCCGAGGGGATGACCATGATCATCGTCACCCATGAGATGGGTTTTGCGCGCGAGGTCGCCGACCGCGTCATCTTCATGCGCGACGGCGTGATCGTCGAGGAAGGTCCGGCGCGCGAGGTCATCGAGAACCCGGTGCAGGACGCGACCCGCGCTTTCCTCAGCCATTTCCACAATCGCGGCTGA
- a CDS encoding 2-hydroxyacid dehydrogenase produces the protein MIFLYKSEAVRGNHWKAVFEEREPDLPFRIWPDVGDPALVKYMAVWLPPDDIATGYPNLEVLFSVGAGVDQLNLDLVPPNVKVVRMLDPSVPQIMAEFVTTAVLSLHCDVLTHMDQQQRGLWNPLLPEMAGSRRVGVLGLGQLGSLACKKLAYAGFKVAGWSRSRHEIEGIETFSGEGEFDAFLGRTDILVCLLPLTAETQGILNGELFAKLPRGAMLVNVGRGGHLDQDALLAALDSGQISGAVLDVTDPEPLPPDHPMWTHPRILLTPHIASSAQPGTSVEVILRNLDLLRAGKEPIGLIDRQRGY, from the coding sequence ATGATCTTTCTGTACAAGTCCGAGGCGGTGCGCGGCAATCACTGGAAGGCCGTCTTCGAGGAGCGCGAGCCCGACCTGCCGTTCCGGATCTGGCCGGATGTCGGCGATCCCGCGCTGGTCAAATACATGGCGGTCTGGCTGCCGCCCGACGACATCGCGACCGGTTACCCCAATCTCGAGGTGCTGTTCTCGGTCGGCGCGGGCGTCGACCAGTTGAATCTCGATTTGGTGCCGCCCAACGTCAAGGTGGTCAGGATGCTCGACCCGAGCGTGCCGCAGATCATGGCCGAGTTCGTCACGACCGCGGTGCTGTCCCTGCATTGCGATGTCCTGACCCATATGGACCAGCAGCAGCGCGGGCTCTGGAATCCTTTGCTGCCCGAGATGGCGGGGAGCAGGCGGGTGGGCGTGCTCGGGCTTGGCCAGCTGGGCAGCCTGGCGTGCAAGAAGCTGGCTTATGCCGGCTTCAAGGTCGCCGGCTGGAGCCGGTCGCGGCATGAGATCGAAGGCATCGAGACCTTCTCCGGGGAGGGCGAGTTCGATGCCTTCCTCGGCCGCACCGATATCCTGGTCTGCCTCCTGCCATTGACGGCGGAGACCCAGGGCATCCTGAACGGCGAGCTCTTTGCCAAGCTGCCGCGCGGCGCCATGCTGGTGAATGTCGGGCGCGGCGGCCATCTCGATCAGGACGCCTTGCTGGCGGCGCTGGACAGCGGGCAGATTTCCGGCGCGGTGCTCGACGTCACCGATCCCGAGCCGCTGCCGCCCGATCACCCGATGTGGACGCATCCGCGCATCCTGCTGACGCCGCATATCGCGAGCTCGGCGCAGCCGGGGACCTCCGTGGAGGTCATCCTCAGGAATCTCGATTTGCTGAGGGCCGGCAAGGAGCCGATCGGCCTGATCGATCGCCAGCGCGGCTATTAG
- a CDS encoding alpha-hydroxy acid oxidase yields the protein MTKPAFADLLNVEDARRAAKRRLPHGLFEYIDRGSEDELSISGNRQQLDAIRLAPSVLVDVSQRSAKAEILGHSQPLPLVIAPTAMAGLVWRDGEIALAKAAARAGIPFCVSTQSITSVERIAAESGAKLWFQLYVWKNRQRTLALIDRAWAAGVETLVLTVDTAVGPNREYNLRNGFGIPLKASVRAGIDLMLHPRWTASVMLRSLIASGVPTYAHYPDEFRTRLGRSSLSDELSLATDVTWEDVRLLRQRWKGKLILKGILRVDDALTALSHGVDAIVVSNHGARNLDCAPGPTEVLPAIVAAIGGRMEILADSGVRRGADIARFLALGASGVLIGRATLYGVAIGGADGAGRVLDLLSYELNVTMGMLGARNLADLRRC from the coding sequence ATGACCAAGCCTGCCTTTGCCGATCTCCTGAATGTCGAGGATGCGCGCCGGGCAGCCAAGCGCCGCCTGCCGCATGGCCTGTTCGAATATATCGACCGCGGCAGCGAGGACGAGCTCTCGATCTCCGGCAACCGGCAGCAGCTCGATGCGATCCGGCTTGCTCCCTCGGTGCTGGTCGACGTCTCGCAGCGTTCGGCCAAGGCGGAGATCCTCGGCCATTCGCAGCCGCTTCCGCTGGTGATTGCGCCCACCGCCATGGCGGGGCTGGTCTGGCGTGATGGCGAGATCGCGCTCGCCAAGGCGGCGGCGCGCGCCGGCATCCCTTTCTGCGTCTCGACCCAGTCGATCACCTCGGTTGAGCGCATCGCGGCGGAATCGGGCGCTAAGCTCTGGTTCCAGCTCTATGTCTGGAAGAACCGCCAGCGCACGCTGGCGCTCATCGACCGCGCCTGGGCGGCCGGGGTGGAAACGCTGGTGCTGACGGTCGACACCGCCGTCGGGCCCAACCGCGAGTATAATCTGCGCAACGGCTTCGGCATCCCGCTCAAGGCCTCGGTGCGCGCCGGCATCGACCTGATGCTGCATCCGCGCTGGACGGCCTCGGTGATGCTGCGTTCGCTGATCGCCTCGGGCGTGCCGACCTATGCGCATTATCCCGACGAGTTCCGCACCAGGCTCGGGAGGAGCTCGCTCTCCGACGAGCTGAGCCTCGCCACCGATGTGACCTGGGAGGATGTCCGCCTGCTGCGCCAGCGCTGGAAGGGCAAGCTCATCCTCAAGGGTATCTTGCGCGTCGACGATGCGCTGACCGCGCTCTCCCATGGTGTCGATGCGATCGTGGTCTCGAACCATGGTGCGCGTAATCTCGACTGCGCGCCCGGCCCGACCGAGGTCCTGCCCGCCATCGTCGCGGCGATCGGGGGCCGCATGGAGATCCTGGCCGATAGCGGCGTGCGCCGCGGCGCCGATATCGCCCGCTTCCTGGCGCTGGGTGCAAGCGGCGTCCTGATCGGCCGCGCGACGCTCTACGGCGTCGCGATCGGGGGCGCGGATGGGGCAGGGCGCGTCCTCGATCTCCTGAGCTATGAACTCAATGTGACGATGGGCATGCTCGGCGCGCGTAATCTGGCCGATCTGCGCCGCTGCTGA
- a CDS encoding NAD(P)/FAD-dependent oxidoreductase, translating into MAREASQTVAVIGAGIIGLCAALEIQRCGHRVVLIEPEEPGGRQAASYGNGTWLSPASIMPISVPGLWRKVPGFLLDPTGPFVIRWRDLPGLAGWLLRFILAGRSWAQIEACVAARYPLCKDTVTDHAALAGEAGVPQLIRREGLIFVYRDRTEFLTEAREWEMRAALGVRFSLIEEDELRRLLPQLGAAYRFGARLDDGGQVADPGAYCRALAELALHRGATRVTARATGFTITSGRLRAVETDRGPVACDRAVIAAGIGSRDLARQAGDAVPLISERGYHVVIPDPGVELAAGLMPSDGKMGVVSTPQGLRLAGQVELASVSTPPDWRRADILLGFARAMFPALAERFEGAEIDRWMGHRPSTPDGLPCIGAASACPDVVHAFGHAHTGLIQAPATAKLVAALIDGRIPPFDPSPYSAKRFG; encoded by the coding sequence ATGGCACGCGAGGCTTCCCAGACCGTCGCCGTCATCGGCGCCGGTATCATTGGCCTCTGCGCGGCGCTGGAGATCCAGCGCTGCGGGCACAGGGTCGTTCTGATCGAGCCCGAGGAGCCGGGCGGCCGGCAGGCGGCGTCCTATGGCAACGGCACCTGGCTCAGCCCGGCTTCGATCATGCCGATCTCCGTTCCGGGCCTCTGGCGCAAGGTTCCAGGTTTCCTGCTCGACCCGACCGGCCCCTTCGTGATCCGCTGGCGCGACCTGCCGGGGCTCGCCGGCTGGCTCCTCCGCTTCATCCTCGCCGGGCGCAGCTGGGCGCAGATCGAGGCCTGCGTCGCCGCGCGCTACCCGCTCTGCAAGGACACGGTCACCGACCATGCCGCATTGGCGGGGGAGGCCGGTGTGCCGCAATTGATCCGCAGGGAGGGGCTGATCTTCGTCTATCGCGATCGCACCGAATTCCTGACGGAAGCCCGCGAATGGGAGATGCGCGCGGCGCTTGGCGTGCGCTTCTCGCTGATCGAAGAGGATGAACTGCGCCGCCTGCTGCCGCAACTCGGGGCAGCCTATCGCTTTGGCGCAAGACTCGACGATGGCGGCCAGGTCGCCGATCCCGGCGCCTATTGCCGGGCCCTGGCCGAATTGGCGCTGCATCGCGGGGCGACGCGCGTCACGGCCCGCGCGACAGGCTTCACCATCACCAGCGGCCGCTTGCGCGCCGTCGAGACCGATCGCGGTCCCGTTGCCTGCGACCGCGCCGTGATCGCGGCCGGCATCGGTTCGCGCGATCTCGCCCGCCAGGCCGGCGACGCCGTGCCATTGATCTCGGAGCGCGGCTATCACGTCGTGATCCCCGATCCGGGCGTGGAGCTCGCTGCCGGGCTGATGCCCTCCGACGGCAAGATGGGCGTGGTCTCCACGCCGCAGGGCCTGAGGCTCGCGGGGCAAGTCGAGCTTGCCTCCGTCTCGACGCCGCCAGACTGGCGCCGCGCCGATATCCTGCTCGGCTTCGCCCGCGCCATGTTTCCCGCGCTCGCCGAGCGGTTCGAGGGCGCCGAGATCGACCGCTGGATGGGCCATCGTCCCTCGACGCCGGACGGGCTGCCTTGTATCGGAGCGGCATCGGCATGCCCGGATGTGGTCCACGCCTTCGGCCATGCCCATACCGGGCTGATCCAGGCTCCGGCCACGGCGAAGCTGGTCGCGGCTCTGATCGACGGACGCATCCCGCCCTTCGATCCGTCTCCTTATTCGGCAAAGAGGTTCGGCTGA